A window of Nonomuraea angiospora genomic DNA:
CAAGAGTGATCAGTACAGCGAGGGTCACGAAGCCGGGCGCCCAGCTTCCGCCGAGCAGGACGGCCGCCTCGGCGAGCGAGAGCAGGACGAGCAGCCGCCCGCCGGTGAGGGGCCAGGCCCGTGCGCCGTACCCGAGGGTGCCGAGGAGGGCGCCGGCCGACAGCAGCCCCATCAGCACGCCGGCGGAGGCGGCGGAGCCGAAGGTGGTGGCCGAGGCAACCGTGGCGATGCGCAGGCAGCCGAAGGTGAAGGTGCCGAAGGCGGCGATGGTCAGCAGCAGGAGGGTAGGCCGGTGGGTGAGCGGCCCGGCCAGGTGGAGCCTGCCCGGCGGGGTGGGCGCCACTTGCCGTACCACGGGGGAGGCCAGGAGGAGCGCGGTGCCGAGCAGGACGGCGGCGCCGGCGGCGGCCACCACGCCGTAGGCCGGAACGACCAGGGTCAGCACCGGCACGAGCAGGGGGCCGGCGATGAACGTCAGCTCGTTGACGGCGTTGTCCACCGCATAGGCGGCGGGCAGGGACGCGACGGGGACGAGGCGCGGCCAGGCGCCTCTGACGACCGAGCCGGCCGGCGGGGTGGTGGCGCCGAGCAGTGCCGCAGCGCCGATCATCAGCGCAGGCGGGGCCATGAGGAGGAGAGCGTAGGCGAGGGCGTGGGCGGCCAGGTAACCGGTCAGGGCCGAGCGGGGGCCGTACCGGTCGGCGATGCGCCCGCCGAGCGGCGCGCACAGGGCCAGGGCCAGCGCGTGGCCGGTGAGCACGAGGCCGGCGGTGGCGTAGGAGCCGAGCCGGTCGACGGCGGCCAGCAGCAGGGCGAGGCTGAGCACGGGTGTCCCCAGCTTGACGAGGAGCCCTGTGACGAGCAGGCGAGGGACGCCCGGCTGGGCGAGCAGGCGTCGATAGGGCGCAAACATGGCGGCTCCGTTACCATCTAACTGGATTACGCCTATGACATAGCAGAAGGGTGTTACCAGTCAAGTGGAAATAGCCTGTAACGTGACCCGACAGGCTCCCCTGATCGCCGAGCTGGTCAACCTGGCCACGGCGCGCTGGCGGGGCGGCGCCTCAGTGCAGCCACTGGCAGGCGAGAACCTGGCGACGACGTTCGCCACCCAGCTCCGCGACCCCGCAAGCGCGGCCCTGCGCGCGGCCCCGGACACGGGGCGACACCTGGCAGAGCTGGCCGCCGAGCTGCGACAGGCGCTGTTGGCCGAGCATCCGGCGGACCAGGCCGCCCGCATCAACGCCATGATCCGCAGGTACGGCGCGCAACCGTACCTGACCGAGGACGTCGGCCAGCCGTTCCACCTGCACTTCCACGGTTCGGGCGGCACCCCGGTGGAGGCCCTGGGCGGCGAGTTCGCCACGGCGCTGGCCCTCATCGTGGACGGCTACGGCCCCGACCGCTTCGGACAGTGCGCGGCGCACCAGTGCGAGGCGGTCTACATCGACCTGACCCGCAACGCCTCGCGCCGCTACTGCAGCGCGGCATGTACGGCTCGCGCCAAGACCGCCGCCTACCGCAGCCGCCGCCAACCCTGATCAAGCCTTGTAGTACTCGCGCATGAGACGGGACGCCCAGGCCGGTTGCCGGACCGGGTCGGTGGGCGCGAATTCGACCAGGTACGGCTTGATGTCCAGCACAGGAGTGCCGTCCAGCGCGTCCAGGCCGGCCACGTGCAGGTCGCGGCCGTCGACGGCCAGCAGCCGGCACACCGACACGCCGAGCCGGTTCGGCCGGTACGGCCCGCGGTGCGCG
This region includes:
- a CDS encoding MFS transporter: MFAPYRRLLAQPGVPRLLVTGLLVKLGTPVLSLALLLAAVDRLGSYATAGLVLTGHALALALCAPLGGRIADRYGPRSALTGYLAAHALAYALLLMAPPALMIGAAALLGATTPPAGSVVRGAWPRLVPVASLPAAYAVDNAVNELTFIAGPLLVPVLTLVVPAYGVVAAAGAAVLLGTALLLASPVVRQVAPTPPGRLHLAGPLTHRPTLLLLTIAAFGTFTFGCLRIATVASATTFGSAASAGVLMGLLSAGALLGTLGYGARAWPLTGGRLLVLLSLAEAAVLLGGSWAPGFVTLAVLITLVGLVTGPRDAVVPALLADHTPARYRTEVFAWLNTFMWAGYGLGTAVAGRLTGPHDTGAAAFGAAAAAAVAGAVLAVVANRIASPRPAPAAAPAEGPSRESDHPADN
- a CDS encoding CGNR zinc finger domain-containing protein, with the protein product MTRQAPLIAELVNLATARWRGGASVQPLAGENLATTFATQLRDPASAALRAAPDTGRHLAELAAELRQALLAEHPADQAARINAMIRRYGAQPYLTEDVGQPFHLHFHGSGGTPVEALGGEFATALALIVDGYGPDRFGQCAAHQCEAVYIDLTRNASRRYCSAACTARAKTAAYRSRRQP